The following nucleotide sequence is from Terriglobia bacterium.
GAAGGCGCATAGGCGCATTCAGGGTAACAGAGCGAAAGGGTTTTATGGAGACTGGATGGCGATTCGCGCGTTGAACGTCCGGAGCCGCGTATTTGCGTGGTATCGGCTTCAATGGCACAATTAAGTAGTGGCTTTTCAGCCGGTTGGCCCAAGCAAGATTCCGAGTCGAAGCGGGTCTGAAGGTCATCAAAAGAAGTAGTAAGACTGCGGGCTTCAACAACCCCGCGGATCGGGCGTGGAACTGCGCAGTGGATCCGCTGGAGCCTGTGGATGCTTTCAACATCTCCGTTCCGTTGCACTAAGCCGCGGGACTGAAGGCGGATAAATGTCGACTACGATTGCTCCTTTGGAAGAGCGAGGCGTCAGTTGCTCGCTCGATAATTATCTTGTACTCCCCGACAACACCATGGATGCGCGGATTGCCGCGGCCAGAAGCGAACTTGGCTCGCGCGCGGTGATCCTGGGCCACCACTACCAGCGGGATGAAGTGATCCGCTTTGCCGATTTTCGCGGTGACTCCTACAAACTTGCGCAGGAAGCAGCGCGCACCAGAGCGGAATACATTGTCTTTTGCGGCGTGCATTTTATGGCGGAAAGCGCAGACGTGCTGGCGCAACCGGGGCAGCAGGTGATCCTGCCTGATCTGAACGCCGGCTGTTCCATGGCGGATATGGCGGAGATTGGCCAGGTGGAAAGCTGCTGGGAACAGCTTGTTGCGTTGGGCCTGACCGATGAGTTGGGGCGCGGCATTACGCCGCTGACTTATATGAACTCGACGGCTGCGATCAAGGCTTTTTGTGGCGAGCGCGGCGGGCTGGTTTGCACGTCGTCCAATGCGCCGGCGGCATTTAAGTGGGCGTTTGAGCGCAACGAGAAAATCCTTTTTCTTCCTGACCAGCACCTGGGCCGCAACACGGCGTTTGCGATGGGCATTCCACTGGACCAATGCGTGGTCTGGGATCCGTTTATGATTGGCGGGGGGGGTGACCCGGCGCGGTTACGCAAAGCGAAGGTGATTTTGTGGAAGGGACATTGCTCGGTGCATCAGCGCTTTCTTCCTGAACACGTGGATCGAGTGCGCGCGTTGCATCCAGGGATAAAAGTGATCGTGCATCCTGAATGCCGCTGGGAAGTCTGCCAGAAGGCTGACGGCATCGGTTCTACTGAGGGCTTGATCAAAATGATCGCCGATGCGCCAGAGGGCACCAAGTTTGCTGTGGGCACAGAAATACATTTGGTCAATCGTATGGGCAAGGAATTTGCCCGCGAGGGTAAAATGGTGATTACCCTGGATGAGTCCGGCTGCCTCTGCACCACCATGTTTCGCATATCGCCGCAGCATCTGTGCTGGGCGCTGGAGAACCTGACCGAGGGCAACGTGGTAAACCGCATACAGGTGCCGGACGACGTGAAATACTGGTCACGCGTGGCGCTGGACAGGATGCTGGAGATACGGTGAGCCGGAGTCAAGCAAGATAATTTATGGCAAAGCAAAAAACCTTCACACTGGAAGAGGCGCAGACTCTGGTGCCGGTATTG
It contains:
- the nadA gene encoding quinolinate synthase NadA — its product is MSTTIAPLEERGVSCSLDNYLVLPDNTMDARIAAARSELGSRAVILGHHYQRDEVIRFADFRGDSYKLAQEAARTRAEYIVFCGVHFMAESADVLAQPGQQVILPDLNAGCSMADMAEIGQVESCWEQLVALGLTDELGRGITPLTYMNSTAAIKAFCGERGGLVCTSSNAPAAFKWAFERNEKILFLPDQHLGRNTAFAMGIPLDQCVVWDPFMIGGGGDPARLRKAKVILWKGHCSVHQRFLPEHVDRVRALHPGIKVIVHPECRWEVCQKADGIGSTEGLIKMIADAPEGTKFAVGTEIHLVNRMGKEFAREGKMVITLDESGCLCTTMFRISPQHLCWALENLTEGNVVNRIQVPDDVKYWSRVALDRMLEIR